The sequence below is a genomic window from Musa acuminata AAA Group cultivar baxijiao unplaced genomic scaffold, Cavendish_Baxijiao_AAA HiC_scaffold_599, whole genome shotgun sequence.
AGTGATTCTTTCAGGTCCTTGGCTTGTCACATGAGTCTGAATTTCATATTTCCGGATGTGAAAAGAAGTATAAATATCTTCATATACCAGACGTTCGCTAATTAGTACTGCGTCTTCAGAATTGTAACCCTCCCATGGCATATAAGCTACTAATACGTTTTTTCCTAAAGCAAGTTCCCCCCCAACTGTAGCCGCACCGTCCGctaaaatttgtccttttttaatGCATTTACCCCGCGGAACCTGAGGTTTTTGATGCATACAAGTATTTTTGTTGGAACGTTGATAGATAACTAATGGAATACTTATACTTATAGTAGTGTCCCCATTACTTGATAAAATGATCTTGTGAGGGTCAGTATAAATGATCTTTCCCTCGTGTTCGGCTATAGCGGAAACCCCCGAATCCAGAGCCGTTTGGCGTTCCAGTCCAGTTCCAACAATGCACCTCTCGGACTGAGAAAGCGGAACTGCTTGGCGCTGCATATTAGAACTCATTAAAGCCCGATTCGCATCATTATGCTCGATAAAAGGAATGAGGGAAGCTCCAATAGAAAAATATTGGAAGGGAAAAATACTTCTAAGATGAATCTGTTCCCATGCAATAGTCAGGAACTCTTGACGGTATCGGGCTGGAACAACCTGTTCTTCCTGAATACCCCGATTCAAGGCCAAAGAATTTCCCGCTGCTACCATATAATATTCATCTCTATTTGGTGATAAATAAACTATCTGTGCCTCTTTTGATCTTTCAGATATTTCATAAAATGGACTCTCTATAGATCCCCAATGGCCAATCCTCACATGAATGGCTAAGGATCCAATAAGTCCAACATTGATTCCTTCGGACGTGTCAATTGGACAAATACGTCCATAGTGGCTAGGATGAATATCTCGTATCCGAAAACTAGCAGTTCGCCCCGTCAATCCTCCAGGACCCAAATAACTCAATTTTCGCCCATGAACGATTTGTGTCAATGGATTAGTTCGATCCAAAACTTGAGATAAAGGATGTAGGCCAAAAAACGATTCATAAGTGGTTGTTAATGAAGTTGAAGTTACCAAATTTTGAGGAGTCGGTATCAATTTATGCCGAATTGCTCCACATATAGTTCCTCGAACCGCATTTTCTAAACGAACAAGAGCCAGTCCGAATTGATCCTGTAACAGATCCGCTATAGAACGAATCCGTTTATTTTTCAAGTGATTCATATCGTCAAGTGTACCCATTCCAAATTTAATTCCGATCAAATGATCCGCAGCAGCCAATACATCTCGTGGTAATAAAAATGTATTGTTCTGAGGTATATCAAGATTCAGTCTCCGGTTCATAtttcgtcgaccaatccttcctaATTCACATCTTTGTTGAAAAAATTTCTTTTGTAATTCTTTACATAAAGACTCAGAAAATACCGGATCCCCGCCTACACAAGCAAATTGTTGATAAAATTCcaaaatagcattttcttttgacccaatcttttttttctccttatcattcgggaaagacaagaaaatttcagggtaacaaacattatctagaatttctcttagattcgaacccatagctgatgatagaattagaatagatattttttgtttcctacttacacgggcccatatccttgcttttctatcaatttctaattccgatcttcctccccaatctgatattattgtgctggtatagacagaaattccgttatggtccaattctgaacggtagtaaataccaggactttgcaatatttgattgatcacaattctgtatattccatttactataaaggttcccagggaattcattaggggaatgtttccaataaaaacggtttgttcttgcatatctctaccggttttccaaattaatcccgcgggtacatataattcagaagaatatgtgagtgattcatacacagcatctctttcgtttatcaagggttctaccaattgatatctttccacaaataatttaaattcaatttcttgatctgtatcttcaatttttggaaacttatgaaattcttccgtcaagccctcattaatgaacctacaaaatccctcaaattggatctgactaaatccaggtattgtggacattccctcatttccatcattccggagcatcttaatcttaagtttcctgtttattgaaaaatcccattattagctcactatttatcgaaccatacggatcgatctagcaatgatggaatgtatattctgtttactgaatcacatgaaattttagccaactccatataccatatatgtatttcatacgtatgaacggaaatgagacagaggaatgaagagcattttcgacgcaagttcgaatttgcgacaggtacaacaggaacaatatagagtttccctttttagcatacttaattttatttGAGTTTCATTTCATGTTCAAAAAAAA
It includes:
- the LOC135662225 gene encoding LOW QUALITY PROTEIN: DNA-directed RNA polymerase subunit beta-like (The sequence of the model RefSeq protein was modified relative to this genomic sequence to represent the inferred CDS: deleted 1 base in 1 codon) — protein: MLRNDGNEGMSTIPGFSQIQFEGFCRFINEGLTEEFHKFPKIEDTDQEIEFKLFVERYQLVEPLINERDAVYESLTYSSELYVPAGLIWKTGRDMQEQTVFIGNIPLMNSLGTFIVNGIYRIVINQILQSPGIYYRSELDHNGISVYTSTIISDWGGRSELEIDRKARIWARVSRKQKISILILSSAMGSNLREILDNVCYPEIFLSFPNDKEKKKIGSKENAILEFYQQFACVGGDPVFSESLCKELQKKFFQQRCELGRIGRRNMNRRLNLDIPQNNTFLLPRDVLAAADHLIGIKFGMGTLDDMNHLKNKRIRSIADLLQDQFGLALVRLENAVRGTICGAIRHKLIPTPQNLVTSTSLTTTYESFFGLHPLSQVLDRTNPLTQIVHGRKLSYLGPGGLTGRTASFRIRDIHPSHYGRICPIDTSEGINVGLIGSLAIHVRIGHWGSIESPFYEISERSKEAQIVYLSPNRDEYYMVAAGNSLALNRGIQEEQVVPARYRQEFLTIAWEQIHLRSIFPFQYFSIGASLIPFIEHNDANRALMSSNMQRQAVPLSQSERCIVGTGLERQTALDSGVSAIAEHEGKIIYTDPHKIILSSNGDTTISISIPLVIYQRSNKNTCMHQKPQVPRGKCIKKGQILADGAATVGGELALGKNVLVAYMPWEGYNSEDAVLISERLVYEDIYTSFHIRKYEIQTHVTSQGPERITKEIPHLEAHLLRNLDRNGVVMLGSWVETGDILVGKLTPQTANESSYAPEDRLLRAILGIQVSTAKETSLKLPIGGRGRVIDVRWIRKKGGSCYNSEMIRVYISQKREIKVGDKVAGRHGNKGIISKILPRQDMPYLQDGTPVDMVFNPLGVPSRMNVGQIFECSLGLAGDLLKRHYRIAPFDERYEQEASRKLVFSELYEASKQTKNPWVFEPEYPGKSRIFDGRTGNPFEQPVLIGKSYILKLIHQVDDKIHGRSSGHYALVTQQPLRGRAKQGGQRVGEMEVWALEGFGVAHILQEMLTYKSDHIRARQEVLGATIIGGRVSNPEDAPESFRLLVRELRSLALELNHFLVSEKNFQINRKEA